In Gordonia iterans, the following proteins share a genomic window:
- a CDS encoding TadA family conjugal transfer-associated ATPase: MNSERNVELLERVRERLASRSADPDAETIADAVRAESGGLLSDTDLLAALRYLQTELVGAGPLEELLADPAVTDILVVAPDRVWVERGAGLEPAGVRFEDDASVRRLAVRLALGAGRRLDDAQPWVDGRLSGVGRHGYAVRLHAMIPPLSMDGTCISLRVLRSASKDFRSLVASGGVPQSVRDLVLEVIARRRAFLVVGGTGAGKTTLLNALLGQVDPGERLLIVEDAPELDPQHPHVVRLVARAPNVEGIGEVTVRTLVRQALRMRPDRIVVGEVRGAEVIDLLTALNTGHEGCAGTLHANSVQEVPARMEALAALGGMSQAALHSQLAAALDVIFGVARRPDGGRGLVEIGAVERMGAGPVRIRPIWSRDASEEVGS, from the coding sequence ATGAATTCCGAGCGCAACGTCGAACTGCTCGAACGCGTCCGGGAGCGGCTCGCCTCGCGGTCGGCGGACCCGGACGCGGAGACGATCGCCGACGCCGTGCGAGCCGAGTCGGGCGGCCTGCTCTCGGACACCGATCTTCTTGCCGCGCTGCGCTATCTGCAGACCGAACTGGTCGGTGCGGGGCCGTTGGAGGAGCTGCTGGCCGATCCCGCGGTCACCGACATCCTCGTCGTCGCGCCCGACCGGGTATGGGTGGAGCGCGGCGCAGGGCTGGAGCCGGCAGGCGTCCGTTTCGAGGACGACGCGAGCGTGCGCAGACTGGCGGTGCGGCTGGCGCTGGGTGCCGGGCGTCGCCTCGACGATGCGCAGCCGTGGGTGGACGGGCGACTCTCCGGCGTCGGCAGGCACGGCTACGCGGTCCGGCTCCATGCGATGATTCCTCCGCTCTCGATGGACGGCACCTGCATCTCGTTGCGGGTGCTCCGCAGTGCGTCGAAAGACTTCCGATCGTTGGTGGCGAGCGGCGGAGTGCCGCAGAGCGTGCGCGACCTGGTGCTGGAAGTGATCGCCCGGCGACGCGCCTTCTTGGTGGTCGGGGGTACGGGAGCCGGGAAGACGACGCTGTTGAACGCACTTCTGGGACAAGTGGATCCGGGTGAGCGGCTGTTGATCGTCGAGGACGCCCCCGAGCTGGATCCGCAGCATCCTCACGTCGTCCGGCTGGTCGCCCGGGCGCCGAACGTCGAAGGGATCGGGGAGGTGACCGTGCGTACGCTGGTCCGCCAGGCGCTGCGGATGAGGCCGGACCGAATCGTGGTCGGGGAGGTGCGCGGCGCCGAAGTGATCGACTTGCTGACGGCTTTGAACACCGGTCACGAGGGATGTGCGGGAACCTTGCACGCCAACTCAGTCCAGGAGGTGCCCGCCCGGATGGAAGCGCTTGCCGCACTGGGCGGGATGTCTCAGGCGGCACTGCACAGCCAGTTGGCCGCCGCGCTCGACGTGATCTTCGGGGTCGCTCGCCGGCCCGACGGCGGACGCGGCCTCGTCGAGATCGGGGCCGTGGAGCGCATGGGTGCGGGGCCGGTCCGGATCCGGCCGATCTGGAGTCGGGACGCCTCGGAGGAGGTGGGATCGTGA
- a CDS encoding DUF4244 domain-containing protein, translating into MNDGNFGSRLLDRAGAEVARLAHDEGGMSTAEYAIGTIAAAAFGAILYTVVTGDNIVSALTSIIGRALSTSVG; encoded by the coding sequence ATGAATGACGGCAACTTTGGGTCGCGACTGCTCGATCGGGCGGGGGCGGAGGTGGCTCGCCTCGCGCACGACGAGGGCGGGATGAGCACCGCCGAATACGCGATCGGGACGATTGCGGCGGCGGCGTTCGGGGCGATTCTGTACACGGTGGTGACTGGGGACAACATCGTGAGCGCGTTGACGTCGATTATCGGCCGCGCGCTGTCGACGTCAGTGGGATGA
- a CDS encoding TadE family type IV pilus minor pilin produces MVTVEAAYALAALAVFVVLGVGALGAVTAHVRCTDAAREVARLAAAGDSSATAVGARVAPSGARIEVRRDGEQVVVRVVARVPLLPMFDVSAQSVAATEPERSEPVVG; encoded by the coding sequence ATGGTGACGGTCGAGGCCGCGTATGCGTTGGCCGCGTTGGCGGTGTTCGTCGTTCTCGGGGTCGGGGCGCTGGGCGCGGTTACCGCGCATGTGCGGTGTACAGATGCGGCTCGTGAGGTGGCGCGGTTGGCTGCGGCGGGGGATTCGTCGGCGACGGCGGTGGGGGCGCGGGTGGCGCCCTCGGGTGCCCGGATCGAGGTTCGCAGGGACGGGGAGCAGGTGGTGGTGCGGGTCGTGGCTCGTGTTCCGCTGCTGCCGATGTTCGACGTCTCCGCGCAGAGTGTCGCTGCGACAGAACCGGAGAGGTCCGAGCCGGTGGTCGGATGA
- a CDS encoding type II secretion system F family protein, which translates to MIAAAVLLALGCLLWPGPGHSLARVVPPESVVRSGTWRLDGEPRWLKPKGAAADPFDVAAAYDLLAVCLRAGLPVSRAAEVTADHAPVQLAASFRRAAELLALGAEPERAWATGREGAAAPDPHFDDLAMLARRASRAGSSLAEGVAALAESTRERAQTEALARAEKAGVTISGPLGLCFLPAFVCLGIVPVVVGLAGGMLGQL; encoded by the coding sequence GTGATCGCCGCGGCGGTGCTGTTGGCACTCGGGTGCCTGCTGTGGCCGGGCCCCGGACACTCGCTGGCTCGGGTGGTCCCGCCGGAATCCGTTGTGCGGTCCGGAACGTGGCGGCTCGACGGCGAACCGCGCTGGCTCAAGCCGAAGGGCGCGGCGGCCGACCCGTTCGACGTGGCGGCCGCGTACGACCTCCTCGCCGTCTGCCTGCGCGCGGGGCTGCCGGTGTCGCGAGCCGCGGAGGTGACGGCCGACCACGCCCCAGTCCAGCTTGCGGCGAGTTTTCGCCGTGCCGCGGAACTGCTGGCCCTGGGGGCAGAACCCGAACGCGCGTGGGCGACTGGTCGCGAAGGTGCCGCCGCCCCGGATCCGCACTTCGACGATCTTGCGATGTTGGCCCGGAGGGCTTCGCGAGCGGGATCGTCGTTGGCCGAAGGCGTCGCGGCGCTTGCCGAGTCGACGAGGGAGCGCGCGCAGACCGAAGCGCTGGCCCGTGCAGAGAAGGCCGGCGTCACGATCAGCGGCCCGCTCGGACTGTGCTTTCTGCCGGCGTTCGTGTGCCTGGGGATCGTGCCCGTCGTCGTGGGACTGGCCGGCGGAATGCTCGGCCAGCTCTGA
- a CDS encoding Rv3654c family TadE-like protein, whose protein sequence is MSLRQNRRGPSRWSDERGFATVAAALTIAGLAVLLIAMFGVGGAVQARHRAQAAADLGALAAARSQLFGEGDPCARARDLTARQEGAPAVTGCVLVGEDVVVTVTVRAWLGRFGVRDAVARARAGPVEE, encoded by the coding sequence GTGTCGCTGCGACAGAACCGGAGAGGTCCGAGCCGGTGGTCGGATGAGCGAGGCTTCGCGACTGTTGCCGCTGCGCTGACGATCGCTGGGTTGGCGGTGCTCCTGATCGCGATGTTCGGTGTCGGAGGGGCGGTGCAGGCGCGACATCGTGCTCAGGCGGCGGCTGATCTGGGTGCTCTGGCGGCGGCGCGATCGCAGTTGTTCGGTGAGGGTGATCCGTGTGCCCGGGCGAGGGATCTGACGGCGCGGCAGGAGGGTGCGCCGGCGGTGACGGGTTGTGTGCTCGTTGGCGAGGATGTCGTGGTGACGGTGACTGTCCGGGCGTGGTTGGGCCGGTTCGGGGTTCGGGATGCGGTCGCGCGGGCGCGGGCCGGGCCGGTGGAGGAGTAG
- a CDS encoding type II secretion system F family protein, with amino-acid sequence MTAIAALGLCALALLTWPAGGALRRTRLLAGTRTGSPVHRPVGLAVMAALPVLAVVAGVGPTVAAGIVAALWFSRRRRKRERRSRGRHEAALLRALSVMTAELSVGAPMVTACRVAAQEVAPADLAVADKLARIAARVELGGSVHGAAVEIDLPVLRRIGDAWSISVRNGVPTASLLEALRRDLVQRAEFVARTEAGLAGPRATAMVLAGLPVLGLGLGELMGAHPVGVLLGSSFGSILLVLGVVLAAVGVVWSDAIVDKVLR; translated from the coding sequence GTGACAGCGATCGCCGCCCTGGGACTCTGTGCGCTCGCGCTGCTGACGTGGCCGGCGGGCGGGGCGCTCCGGCGCACGCGGTTGCTGGCGGGGACCCGGACAGGGAGCCCGGTACACCGGCCCGTCGGACTCGCGGTCATGGCGGCGCTTCCGGTGCTGGCCGTGGTGGCCGGCGTGGGTCCGACAGTGGCAGCGGGAATCGTTGCCGCGCTGTGGTTTTCGAGACGACGTCGGAAGCGCGAGCGACGGTCCCGGGGGCGGCATGAGGCCGCGCTCCTGCGTGCGCTGTCGGTGATGACCGCTGAGTTGTCGGTCGGCGCTCCGATGGTGACGGCGTGTCGGGTGGCCGCGCAGGAGGTCGCGCCGGCCGATCTCGCAGTCGCCGACAAGCTCGCACGGATCGCGGCGCGCGTGGAGCTGGGCGGGAGCGTCCACGGGGCTGCGGTCGAGATCGATCTGCCGGTACTGAGGAGAATCGGTGATGCGTGGTCGATCTCCGTGCGCAACGGCGTGCCGACGGCATCGCTGCTGGAAGCTCTGCGCAGGGACCTGGTCCAGCGCGCGGAGTTCGTGGCGCGGACCGAGGCGGGACTGGCGGGACCGCGCGCAACGGCGATGGTGCTGGCCGGACTGCCGGTGCTCGGACTCGGGCTCGGCGAGTTGATGGGCGCGCACCCTGTCGGTGTGCTGCTGGGGTCGTCGTTCGGCTCGATTCTTCTGGTGCTGGGCGTTGTGCTGGCTGCGGTCGGCGTGGTGTGGTCGGACGCGATCGTGGACAAGGTGCTGCGGTGA
- a CDS encoding esterase/lipase family protein, translating to MRRLLTGSVAALLVVLGLLSASPAGAEPSSRLPENYNFFGGIPYELAHPGGSLPGSNDWSCQPSPEHPRPVILVHGTGGARTTNWGSYVPMLRNRGYCVYALTYGALPGLPWPFTAVGGMDRQEVSARQLARFVDRVRRSTGAETVDLVGHSQGTYMPAYYLKHLGGADKVTKYVSLAPLWRGTASFGPSMNVLGEALGATPFPMCIGCGAMLPGSPMNKKIWAGGTPYVKGVDYTNISTRYDEAVIPYTAGQVPGRPGENVTNIVLQDDCALDYSDHMAIAGSRRAAYTVLNALDPENPVKVPCELVPPFTG from the coding sequence ATGCGCAGACTCTTGACCGGCAGCGTGGCGGCGCTGCTGGTGGTGCTCGGACTCTTGTCGGCCTCGCCGGCCGGCGCGGAGCCGTCGTCGAGACTGCCGGAGAATTACAACTTCTTCGGCGGGATCCCCTACGAGCTGGCGCATCCGGGCGGTTCGCTGCCCGGATCCAACGACTGGTCGTGCCAGCCGTCCCCGGAGCATCCTCGTCCGGTGATCTTGGTGCACGGCACCGGGGGCGCACGCACCACCAACTGGGGTTCGTACGTGCCGATGCTTCGCAACCGCGGCTATTGCGTCTACGCCCTGACCTACGGTGCGTTGCCGGGGCTGCCGTGGCCGTTCACCGCAGTCGGCGGCATGGACCGGCAGGAGGTCAGCGCCCGCCAACTCGCCCGATTCGTCGACCGCGTCCGGCGATCGACCGGCGCCGAGACCGTCGACCTCGTCGGTCACTCGCAGGGCACCTACATGCCCGCGTACTACCTGAAGCATCTGGGCGGCGCAGACAAGGTGACCAAATACGTCTCGCTCGCTCCGCTCTGGCGCGGCACCGCGTCGTTCGGTCCGTCGATGAACGTCCTCGGCGAGGCACTCGGCGCGACGCCGTTTCCGATGTGCATCGGTTGCGGCGCCATGCTTCCCGGCAGCCCGATGAACAAGAAGATCTGGGCCGGCGGGACTCCGTACGTCAAGGGCGTCGATTACACCAACATCAGCACTCGGTACGACGAAGCGGTGATCCCCTACACCGCGGGGCAAGTGCCCGGACGGCCCGGCGAGAACGTCACCAACATCGTGTTGCAGGACGACTGCGCGCTGGACTACAGCGACCACATGGCCATCGCCGGATCGCGGCGGGCGGCCTACACGGTGCTGAACGCCCTCGATCCGGAGAACCCCGTGAAGGTGCCCTGTGAGCTGGTGCCGCCGTTCACGGGCTGA
- the ssd gene encoding septum site-determining protein Ssd, with product MTEVLLVLTESALHDDVARCGAAAGYAVVRGDPAHCRHDWLRAGAVVVDGVALRDVASLALPVRDGVFVVADAAAAQSVWRAGLAAGARGGYVLPDDEEALTAAMSGLRRPRRAAAPVVALVGGHGGAGVSTFAAVLALTAARAGTAVLLLDVEPAGAGVDLLLGAEETPGLRWGDVAGETGSIHRQALSAALPRLGRELSFLTRGRDDGDPLSAETVLAVLDAARTDGRTVIADLGRAMDPAADGVLDSADLVVVLTCATVPGVAGTRKLLSRLGTRAHTQLVVRGPAPGGLSDRQVAEAVGLPLLACMRSRSSIGRRCEEGGLRASKRGPEVRAADAVLDAAVRVRGARR from the coding sequence ATGACCGAGGTCTTGCTGGTGTTGACCGAATCCGCTTTGCACGACGATGTCGCGCGCTGTGGAGCCGCTGCCGGATACGCCGTGGTGCGCGGCGATCCGGCGCACTGCCGACACGACTGGCTTCGAGCCGGCGCGGTGGTGGTCGACGGTGTCGCGCTGCGGGATGTGGCGTCGCTCGCGCTTCCGGTCCGCGACGGGGTCTTCGTCGTCGCGGATGCGGCCGCGGCACAGTCGGTGTGGCGCGCGGGCCTGGCCGCAGGAGCCCGCGGGGGATATGTGTTGCCCGACGACGAGGAGGCGCTGACCGCGGCGATGTCCGGACTGCGGCGCCCCCGCCGGGCGGCGGCACCGGTCGTGGCGCTGGTCGGCGGCCACGGCGGCGCGGGGGTGAGCACCTTCGCGGCAGTGCTGGCGCTGACCGCGGCGCGGGCGGGGACGGCGGTGCTGCTGCTCGACGTCGAACCGGCGGGAGCCGGCGTGGACCTGCTGCTCGGCGCCGAGGAGACGCCCGGCCTGCGCTGGGGTGACGTCGCCGGGGAGACCGGGAGCATTCACCGGCAGGCGCTGTCGGCGGCCTTGCCGAGACTAGGCCGGGAACTCTCGTTTCTCACCCGCGGCCGCGACGACGGTGATCCGCTCTCGGCGGAGACGGTCCTGGCGGTGCTCGATGCGGCGCGGACGGACGGGCGGACGGTGATCGCCGACCTCGGGCGGGCGATGGATCCGGCCGCCGACGGAGTGCTGGATTCGGCGGACCTGGTCGTCGTGCTGACCTGTGCGACGGTGCCCGGTGTCGCCGGCACGCGAAAGCTGTTGTCGCGATTGGGGACCCGTGCGCACACCCAACTGGTGGTGCGTGGACCCGCCCCGGGAGGGCTCAGTGACAGACAGGTTGCCGAGGCCGTCGGGCTACCGCTGCTAGCATGCATGCGGTCGCGTTCGTCGATCGGCCGCCGATGCGAGGAAGGCGGATTGCGCGCGTCCAAGCGCGGGCCGGAAGTGCGGGCGGCCGATGCCGTGCTCGACGCGGCCGTCCGGGTTCGCGGGGCACGCCGATGA